A window of Actinomycetota bacterium genomic DNA:
GCTGGTCTTCCCCTGTAGAGGCCAAGGACCCCGACTCACCGTGCCAATCGACTGGATGCCGATGCCCGCGTGAGTGCCACTGGGGCAGCGCCGCCCACCTACAGAACCGGCCTGACAAGCGGCCTCTGACCCGCGGGTTTGGAGCTGGCGGGGGGACTCGAACCCCCAACCTGCTGTTTACAAGACAGCTGCGCTGCCGGTTGCGCCACGCCAGCGGGTTGGTAGAGAGGGTACGTGATCAGGGGGTGGGCCGGGAGTGGCGGCGGCGGTGGACCTCGAACAGGGCCAGGGCGCCGGCCACGGAGGCGTTGAGGCTCTCGATCCGGCCGGACATGGGGATGCGGACGAGGACGTCGCAGGAGTCGCGGACGAGGCGGTGGAGGCCGGTGCCTTCGCTGCCGACGACGATGCAGACGGGCTCGTCGGCGAGGTCGAGGGTGAAGAGGCTGGCGTCGGCGGCGCCGTCGAGGCCGATGCACCAGACGCCGGCGGCGCGGAGCTGGTCGACGGCGCGGGCGAGGTTGGGGACCTCGGCGACGGGGAGGTGCTCGAGGGCGCCGGCCGAGGACTTGACGGCCACGGCGGAGAGGGGGGCGCTGCGGTGGCGGGGGAGGATGAGGCCGTGGCAGCCGGCGGCTTCGGCGCTGCGGGCGAGGGCGCCGAGGTTGTGGGGGTCCTCGACGCCGTCGAGGGCGAGGAAGAAGGGGGGGTCGCGGCCGGCGAGGGGGACGGCGAGGAGCTCGGTCAGGCCGATCGGCTCAATGGGGGCGACGACGGCGAGGACGCCCTGGTGGGCGCCGCTGCGGGCCTCGGCGTCGATCACCGAGCGGGGGACGGTCTGGACCTCGACGCCGCGGCGCTGGGCGAGGTCGAGGAGGTCGCCCAGGGCGGACCGGCCGGCGCCGGAGGCGAGCAGGATCCGGTCCATGGGGCGGCCGGCGCGGAGGGCCTCGACGACCGGGCGGCGGCCCTCGATCAGGGTGCGGCCCTGGCCAGGGCGGACCGCCTCGCGGGCCGCGTCGAGCTGGTCGCGGCGGCGGGACTGCTTGGCCTTGCGGGCGCCGGAGCCGCCGCGGCGCTTCTCGGACGGGGCCTGGGGGCGGCGGACCTCTCCCCCGCCGTCGCGGTCGCGGCGGGCCTTGGCCGGGCGTGGATCGCCGTCGCGCCGCCGGCGGCCGCCTACGGGAGGAGGTGCCATCGGGGGCCGCCGGGGCGGTCCTCGACCCGGATGCCGGCCTC
This region includes:
- the rlmB gene encoding 23S rRNA (guanosine(2251)-2'-O)-methyltransferase RlmB — protein: MAPPPVGGRRRRDGDPRPAKARRDRDGGGEVRRPQAPSEKRRGGSGARKAKQSRRRDQLDAAREAVRPGQGRTLIEGRRPVVEALRAGRPMDRILLASGAGRSALGDLLDLAQRRGVEVQTVPRSVIDAEARSGAHQGVLAVVAPIEPIGLTELLAVPLAGRDPPFFLALDGVEDPHNLGALARSAEAAGCHGLILPRHRSAPLSAVAVKSSAGALEHLPVAEVPNLARAVDQLRAAGVWCIGLDGAADASLFTLDLADEPVCIVVGSEGTGLHRLVRDSCDVLVRIPMSGRIESLNASVAGALALFEVHRRRHSRPTP